Genomic window (Vigna unguiculata cultivar IT97K-499-35 chromosome 10, ASM411807v1, whole genome shotgun sequence):
tCCTTGCTTTTAGTGTGTCTGTCAcgtgttgtatgtttccttttgcgatgatcacctattcggtgggagcagatgtggttgcagtgtcaaaggcgcttctggaggatgaagagtCATCGTTTAAGTGTTGAGAaggaggtttccagtgggaGCTTTATCAGTGTTCATTTTAAGtatagagtttattagtttagtttaagtgtataagcgatatatttttatagtcatatcttttgtaagactgtattaatatattgtgtacactgaattatctgttttggaactatgatgaaactccctattttaattagttttaagctgctgaaattgggatgttacagcaacaataaaaaaaaacatcaatatttattaaatatgtaagttttacataaaaaaataattcactaACACTAAAAATACAACTCATAATaatcatttgaaaaattttaccaaatggattgaCATTTATTCTTTCTAGCACTTGAAAGCCACCATCACCTCTATTCTAAAGtttaaagtttgaattttatgTGATTAAGAAAATTTTCTTCATATGTAGTCATAATCAATCTCTTAATTGAAAgctaactttttttcttctatctttgcataataagttattttcttctctatctctttccTTACTTGGATGTGTAGGTCTTTCACAATTTTTACTTTCTCAATTCGATCACTACTCACCATAGCACCATTAAGAAGAAGAGATAGCAAATCAAAATTAGTTAAGAGACTAAGGACAATTCTAAAAAGTGAGAGAGAAATTGTAGAATAGTGAAGTTCCTTGTcttaagtaaaataattattttgattttcctttaactttttaatacaATTAACAATAAAGTGTTATTCttaaagtaacattttttttatcttcaattttttgagcatagtactttattttaaaggattttgaaaagtttgaaataaCTATAGGTCGAGAATAATAGATGAGAATAGGTGCATCGATAaatgttcttttaatttttttaaagacaatTCCTTGATTTTCACCtaattgaaaaacattttttttaattatctcaTTCAAAAAGGCGATGTTATTATGATTAAATCTTAGACAAATATTTCATATAAGTCGGTTAACTTGTAAAATAATTTCACTTCATTTATATTTGATGTGATTGGTAaatctataataattttattatttttccattCTATTTGAGCTCCTTTGAAGctcataataaacataaaaagataacattatttatatttgtatcgTATAGGATTAAGGTCATCTCGACTTACAACTAAAACCATTATACACAAGAAGAGGGCATGTTGGATCAGCTTAGCCAGCATCATATCTATTAGCACAAGTGACCTTGGTGGTTGATGAAGATTTAATGAAGCAAGTGCATGAGATTATGTGTGGTTGATGAAGAATTGAAGAAGAGTTGTTGTTGATCAAGTTTGTGAATTGTTGCATCCGAAGTTATCACGAAGATCTCAAAGCTTGAAGATTGTATTGTATTCGTAAACTATATGACATAGGATAAATGTCTTTTGTATTGTGTTTGTCcttttcaatttgttaaaaatgtttttaacaagttaaatggCTTGCTGCATATAATTCTAGcatgaatgtattcaatcaattgaattgttattcaatcgattgatttcaatTAAGTCAAGTTAAATCAACAGATTATACGGataaatcaacatgttgaattCACTTATGAACAAGCTATTAAAGCTAGCTTTTCAAGGAGTGGAGTAACTCTCTCTTTGTGGATTACACAATGTGGAGCTGGTGATTGAAGATCTTTTGAATCTTGGAGCATTTTTGCTTGTGTTGAAGAAGAACATGTgttttggttggctagggagagccttCATCCAGGTTTAGTTGTTATTGTGCTTTTGTGTGGTTCCTAGGGTGATTATAGGTTTGTAAGTGGGATCTTACAATTTCAGGGATAAGATTCTTGTGGTATTTAAGAATTTTGGTGTTTTGCTTTATTCAAAAGTGTattcttttagaaattttataaaacttttgataTAATGTATGATCAGACTCATGTTATCCTgataaactggatgtagctcaggtatTGAGTGAGCTATTATAGAAATCAATATTTGATCATTTCTCCCTCGTCTTGTTCTTCATTTAAATTACAAGAAAACtcattaaatcaatctttgcagacacaagtatttttgtcatccctaataaCAAAGTTTATACAAAATTTGTCTGAATAGAATAAATCcaaaacatatatttcaatattcttaaagagataaaaaagaaaaaaaaaaacagtttctTACAGCATATTATAGTCAATTTATTAAAACCTGCTTCTTTAAGAATTATTAATTCGAccctataattttatttttttttaagttatattgCTTGAAAAGAGTTCATTTCAATCCTTGTCTATTCCACTTGAAATCTTTTAAGTCTCTACgaagttattaaaatattctcttaattttgaaagtttacacatgttttgtttacttttttataacatatataaatataaaagaaaacaataacaGTATAATATACTTTTTTGTTTATGATGTGAATAGATAACCGAAGATTTCATGTGTAAGTCATGTTTTCTGCCTTCCAATCACTCTATTCGAAAGGTTGACATTGAGCTACTCAATCACTTATTTAGTCTTCTTTGCAATTCTCTGAAATTTTCcatcttcaatattttttcgAACTGATTACATTTTAAGTGATAAAAGAATAGTCAAAGTggtttacttttaaataattgttgtaTAAGTAGAAATTACTATATGTTTGGTGAAAAAAAGAGTTTTTAAATTAGAAGTGAGTTTCTCTAGTCTACTGCATTTTTATAtgcataatgaaaaataaagattttaagtttctaatttttatatgttattaatttatattttatttaagtttaattgaattttaagtctcataaatttgaatatatgatattttgatttatataaactaacgagtaaattttattattttttaattgaaaatgtatTATACATCTACATCACTAATGCTGATCAAAGTCTCTTATCCtcttgttattaattttttttaataaaagcaataaaatattaatcataaaaGTACATATTTCTTAACactttaacataaataaaaaaaaatgagataagataataattatatcgtccataaaagaagttaaaccatataattgagaaaaaaaaagtttatcaaTGTTGGAAACACAATCAccaattttttcattcaataccCTTTCAACACTaacaaaataacatttttattttaaactataaaatacTTTAGGGTgaattaactaaataaatatagatactatttttttattagatattgGAAAATAGTAGGAAAGTGAAGAAAAGTAGATGTAAGCTTTTCCTtgttcaaattatatattttgaccgAAGGGACACGCAGGTCCCTATGTTTTTGAACTTTCATGCATACTTTCATGCACGACTTCAACTGTTCATTACTGCGTTTACTTctcatttcatttttctctaaaaaaccatcaaactcattttttaataaacactttcttctccaaatcatatatttatatgaCCAAATCTTTGAACATTTATCTTCTAAAATCACATTCAGCTCTTAATCAGTCTTCAAAAAACCACTGCTCATGATACCCACTTAATCAGTCTTTTTCATTGGTTTCTTGccttacaaaaatcaaccaacTTTGTTTATCATTAACATCTTAGACTTTTCAGTTTCATGAGTAACAATGACGGAAGGAAAGTACTAAGAAAAACAAGaggagatgaaaatgttgtctTCTTTGACtctttcgttttaaataatgaCACCAACTTCATCATTGGCACACAGTGTCATGCAAAATGGCATCTTCAACACTGTGTTTCGTTCTTCTCCTTTCTCTGATGTTGTTCCATAATTTCCATGCTTCGTCTTCTTTATCTCTTTCCGTCGAAAACTTCAAAAAAGATGTGATAGAGTCATCGCCGGAAAAAACATTCACAGCAGGCTTTTACGCCGTCGGAGAAAACGCTTTCTGCTTCGCAATATGGTACACGCGCTCACCGGACACCGTCGTTTGGATGGCCAACCGGGACCAGCCGGTTAACGGAAAACGCTCCACGCTATCCCTTCTCACGACCGGCAACCTCGTACTCACCGACGCCGGCCAGTTCCAAGTGTGGTCCACCAACACCGCCGCCGAATCCAGACAAGTCCAGTTACGTTTGCACGACAACGGCAACCTCGTACTCCTCGAAAGCCGGAACAGTTCCTCCGAGGTTGTGATGTGGCAGAGCTTCCATTTCCCAACCGACACGCTTCTTCCCGGACAATCTCTGACGAAGAGCAGCAGCCTGGTTTCCTCGAGAAGCGGGAGCAACTACTCCTCCGGTTTCTACAGGCTCTTCTTCGACTCCGAGAATGTTCTTCGCATCATGTACCAGGGTCCTCAAGTTTCCAGCGTTTATTGGCCGGACCCTTGGCTTCAGAATAACAACTTCGGGAACGGTGGCGCCGGAAACGGTAGATCCACTTACAACGATAGCAGGGTCGCCGTGCTTGATGATTTGGGGTACCTGGTTTCTTCCGATAACTTCACTTTCAGAAGCATTGACTACGGCACGGTGCTGCAACGGAGGTTGACCCTCGATCACGACGGTGGTGCGAGGATGTACAGCAGGAACAATGGGGAAGAGAAGTGGACAATGGCAGGGGAATTTCGCTCGCATCCATGCTACGTTCATGGGATTTGTGGGGCTAACAGTTATTGCAAATACGACCCTCCCAGTGGAAGAAAGTGTTCGTGCCTTCCAGGTATGAAAAGGAGACATTTTGAACTTTTCCAGAACCAGATTTCAGTTTTAGAATGTTATGTTCTTTTCTTgttaagtgtttgatgaaaagAATTGTGTGAATAGGTCATTCCTGGGTTGATAGCGAAGACTGGTCTCAAGGTTGCAAACCAACCTTCGAGATTTTGTgcagcagcaacaacaacagAACCGAGGACGAGACTCGCTTCCTGCGCATACCTGATGTTGATTTCTACGGATACGACTATGGATACTTTGGAAATTACACCTATCAACAGTGTGAGAATCTCTGCTCGCAGATGTGCGAATGCAGAGGGTTTCAACACAGCTTCTCAGTGGAAAATGCTTTCTTTCAGTGCTACCCGAAGACCCATTTGCGTAATGGGAATAGTCAACCAGGTTTCATGGGGTCATTCTTCCTGAAACTTCCTTCATCTTCTCGTGTTGAGTTTGAgaacaacataaaaaagaatGGCTTGGTTTGTGGGGGAGATAGTGATCAGGGCGCAGAGCTGCTTCACAGATCGTATGTCAAAGAGGGAGAAAATGGATCGGTGAAGTTCATGCTGTGGTTTGCAAGCGCCTTGGGAGGAGTTGAACTGGTGTGCATCTTTCTGGTGTGGTGTTTCTTGTTTAGGAATAACAGAACGTTACCCTCAGGTGCTGAGGGACAAGGGTATGTTCTTGCAGCGGCTGTGGGATTCAGGAAATTCAGTTACTCTGAGCTGAAACAAGCCACCAAAGGTTTCAATGAAGAGATAGGAAGAGGTGGTGGAGGTACAGTGTATAAGGGTGTCTTGGAAGATAATCAAATCGTGGCGATAAAAAGATTACACGAAGTAGCAAACCAAGGAGAGAGTGAGTTTCTGGCAGAGGTAAGCATCATTGGAAGGCTTAACCACATGAACTTGATATGCATGTTGGGGTATTGTGCAGAGGGAAAGCATAGGTTGTTGGTTTATGAGTACATGGAGAATGGTTCTTTGGCTCAGAACCTTTCATCAGCTTCAAATGTGCTTGACTGGAGCAAAAGGTATATCATTGCCCTGGGAACAGCAAGGGGTCTGGCATACTTGCATGAAGAATGCTTGGAGTGGATTCTGCATTGTGACATCAAGCCACAAAATATACTTCTTGACTCTGATTACAAACCAAAAGTAGGGGATTTTGGGTTGTCTAAGCTACTTAACAGGAACAACCTCAACAATTCAAGCTTTTCAAGGATACGAGGAACAAGAGGTTACATGGCACCTGAATGGGTGTTCAACCTGCCAATCACTTCCAAGGTGGATGTCTACAGCTATGGCATTGTTGTGTTGGAGATGATCACTGGAAGGAGTCCAACAACAGGTGCTCCAATCACAGAGTTAGAAGCAGAGTCAACTCATCATGAGAGGTTGGTGACATGGGTGAGGGAGAAAAGGATGAAAGGATCAGAAAATGGATCATCTTGGGTGGATCAAATTGTTGACCCTGCTTTGGGAACAAACTATGACATGAATGAAGTGGAGATATTGGCAACAGTGGCTTTGGAATGTGTGGAGGAAGAGAAAAATGCTAGGCCCAGCATGAGTCGAGTAACAGAGAAGCTGCAGAGTCATATGCACACGATTGTTGATGTTTTGAACAAAGAATAGCCATGCATCTCTCCTATGACAGCAAAGTTCTTGTTCTTGATAATactacaattaatatttttaattcagttAGGGACTGTGATCCTCTTTGTTTTGATTTGTTTGTTACCATGTTGTTCTCTTGTTAAGTAGCAGAGTTAAATTAGTGTGTAAAACCAGTTTGAATATTGTTTTTTTGTCTCTTCCAAAGGAATAAGATTAgtgactttttcttttcttgttgtGAAAGAGTAGACACCTGTTGATGAAACTTCAAACCCATTGCACTAAGCTTTGAATGAGATGAAAATGAAGCAAAGTGTTTGTGTGAGAGTGAGTGTACCAATAAAACCAGAGCACAACATTCTTGCAAACCTTGTGAAGCTAAATTAAATTGactatttttttacattaatttacatatattgttatatgtgaaacaaatataaaacaatcaaacaaaattttattccgtgtaaaaaaaaaaaaaggaaagccGGTTTATATTTGTATAGCATGTAACACTcctaacaaatattaaaattcataagataaatttaattttatttatttatcttgcATCCTATATTCATCCATCtccaaataataaatattcagtTTGATTCAAAAGTTGTTTTTGACATGAAGTCATGTAAAGTAGAAAAACTCCTTAAAGAAAAGAGAgtttagagagagagagagagagagagagagtattTGGCACTGGCAATGTTGGAAACAAAGCACACAGTTCCATCTTCACACAAGGAAGCCAACATGTCCCATTtttgctccaacaaatctgatTCCTCTTCTCGTGTAGCAAGAAGCTTCAAAAACTCAGCATGGAGCATGAGTTCTCTAATGACTGCATTGCCAGAATCTCCCTCCACCATCTGCAGCAACGCCTCAACCACATTTCATACAAACACACACCATGCCACTGAGTTCTCCACTCCAAGACACCACGTTCGTACAATCACCGACCCTTCAAGAAACTCCTTCTTTGCTTCATCTTCCAATCAATCTTTCTACCAAAATAATCACTTTCTGCATTACTCTTTTCACCCACATTAGTTTTCTTGCTGCATTCCTTTTGATTCTTTCTGGGTTCTTGGAAATGTCTCCCATTTTTCATGACACTGATACGAAGTTTCTTGATTAACCATCATGCATGTTATTGACTGGTTTGATTTATGCCATCATTGAATGAACTCAACTCACTCCAAtataccctttttttttttttttttccttttggaatCACAGAGCCATGGCATGGCCTGCAACATTGACAATGGCGACAACAACAACAGCAAGCTCTCAACTTGCCTCTCAGACATTGATGAATGGTTGGAACATGCCAATAAGTTCTGCAGATCCTCTAACCATCCTACAGGTTTGTCATGTGATCTCATGTCTACCTGGTTCCTGCTTTCTAATGCGTGTTTGGATTCattttacatgattttgaatTAAGTTGAAATATCTTATTGAAGATCAATATTTATAGGGAAAGAATTGGTTTTTAGTTAAATTCCATCGAGTTTGTGGAATAAAAACTATTAGAAGATAAATCtcattaacattaattttacaaaatccaATAAGTAAACACACTAAATGCAATTATTCATGATACCTATTGTAATGTTTTGATCAGAATCTATTGATTCTGGGCAAAATGGAagccaagaagaagaagaatactCGAGACTCCCAGCACTGTGCAACAGCTACCCTGTGGCTCAAGAACATGGTGAACTGCACAACATAACATTACCCTGTGTTAGAGAAGAGAGTCCTGTTTTCAAAGGCCAGACATGCCTTACCTGCACTCACAGAACAGCAAAATGTGGAGGCTATGAACGAACAAGACTGATGGGACCATATGATGAGTTTTTCGATGATGTTAGGAGGAGGAAACAGGAAGCAGAAAGAGATGCACGTAAGGCCAAGCACGTTGAACTTATGCTAAAGTGAGTGAGAACTACGCAGAAATTTCTCAAACCtattattactttttgtttGTGTGATTGTCATTGAGACAGTAACAAGATAAATTTGTTTGTAGGATGAGAAGAAAGGAACACGCCATAAATGATTGGGAGCTGCAGCAAACAAGAAAAGCTATGGACAAGATGGATAAAATTCAGGCATGTAAGCTTGTTCCATCTATGTTACATTTAAATATGTAGATTGTGCACTATTTATACCCTTAGTAGGGTAGAAAAACAAAGCACAAACTGCTTGTTTTACATTGAATTGTGTACATCAACCCTCAAATGCTCTCAAGGATTAAACACGATGCAAACTTGAACTCATAAACAGATTCTGCAGTTtatgatttcatttttctttttgtgtttatCTTCTAGCTGAGAAGTTTCTCTACACAGTGTCCTTTTAGGCCACATTAGCAGCACAAATAAACTCTTAAGCAAATGCATGTCTTCAGTGTAGCctccttttttttcattaatcttTTTTGTCCTGTGATTACAGAGTGATCTGGAGAGGAAACAATTTAAGGCCTCAGTGAGGACTCAAAAGAAAATATGCACAGTGAGGGAAAAGGCAGAGAAGCAAAAGCTAAACTTGAGACGATCAACAATGAAAAGATTTCAGCAGATGCAAACATCTGAGACTCACTCCCCTTCACAACTTTCTTGGGGTTCAGGCTAACCATTATGTTAAATCCATTCAGCACTAGTGCAGTTCTGTTCCTCATTGCTTGTAAAATGGTTGGTTACAGTTTATATATGCTCAAGGTGAAGAAGTTGAAATGAGTGACCACATTAGTCAACTTTTATGCGTGCAAACTCCTTTGCCAAAAGAGCTTAAGATGCCACACTCATGGCATGCCTAAGTTCCAGTAAGATATCTTGACAAGGGTTGGAGAATGAGAGATAGTTTTAGAGCTTTTTCACCTTTTTGTAATACAAAATGTTTCTTCTCCAGTTAAAGAATTGGTTGAATCACGTCCCGTGAGGTTcacttcattttaatttctctttggTCCTCAAATTAATGTTGTTCACCAtttatttatggttttttttacAACTTATTCCTAAACActtctaaaatatataaaaaaatgaagtcgTATAAAAATTCTCATTAGTTTCCAAACATATTTTTCACTTATCCATAAGCACGGACGTATCCAAAGTTACTTCAGGAGTAACGGTTGtactctttcatttttctaaaaagacatgtaaatatattaaattttgcatACTTTTTCCATATCTTATAATGGCCTTCCGGTTTTCATGTAGATAATGTTTGACCTCACTGATCCAGCGTGTTGAATCTGTTAATAGAACTCTCTTCtgttctaaattttattcaaGAAAAGTGTTCATGAAAAAAGTTTAAAGGGTTAGATCTTTCTATATAACGCATAAATTATTggcattttttattaaacaaattgaTGAGATGAATCAATGACTACGAACATATATATTCtgtaatttatataaacatgtgGATATTATAATGAAAGCACTTGTTTGTTTACTCATACACGTTGCTTCACT
Coding sequences:
- the LOC114167181 gene encoding putative receptor protein kinase ZmPK1, whose translation is MASSTLCFVLLLSLMLFHNFHASSSLSLSVENFKKDVIESSPEKTFTAGFYAVGENAFCFAIWYTRSPDTVVWMANRDQPVNGKRSTLSLLTTGNLVLTDAGQFQVWSTNTAAESRQVQLRLHDNGNLVLLESRNSSSEVVMWQSFHFPTDTLLPGQSLTKSSSLVSSRSGSNYSSGFYRLFFDSENVLRIMYQGPQVSSVYWPDPWLQNNNFGNGGAGNGRSTYNDSRVAVLDDLGYLVSSDNFTFRSIDYGTVLQRRLTLDHDGGARMYSRNNGEEKWTMAGEFRSHPCYVHGICGANSYCKYDPPSGRKCSCLPGHSWVDSEDWSQGCKPTFEILCSSNNNRTEDETRFLRIPDVDFYGYDYGYFGNYTYQQCENLCSQMCECRGFQHSFSVENAFFQCYPKTHLRNGNSQPGFMGSFFLKLPSSSRVEFENNIKKNGLVCGGDSDQGAELLHRSYVKEGENGSVKFMLWFASALGGVELVCIFLVWCFLFRNNRTLPSGAEGQGYVLAAAVGFRKFSYSELKQATKGFNEEIGRGGGGTVYKGVLEDNQIVAIKRLHEVANQGESEFLAEVSIIGRLNHMNLICMLGYCAEGKHRLLVYEYMENGSLAQNLSSASNVLDWSKRYIIALGTARGLAYLHEECLEWILHCDIKPQNILLDSDYKPKVGDFGLSKLLNRNNLNNSSFSRIRGTRGYMAPEWVFNLPITSKVDVYSYGIVVLEMITGRSPTTGAPITELEAESTHHERLVTWVREKRMKGSENGSSWVDQIVDPALGTNYDMNEVEILATVALECVEEEKNARPSMSRVTEKLQSHMHTIVDVLNKE